The proteins below are encoded in one region of Buttiauxella gaviniae:
- a CDS encoding IclR family transcriptional regulator domain-containing protein, which yields MSSQPNQSLIDGIRCLQYLVTSGRAIGCRELARLMGINATRVNRLLMTMAAIGLTQQDEQRRYLPGPGIHALAAQAIRGSALFSQALPLLERHAPKDIVVAMGVLWEDQVIYIYHSEPGSQMSQALAGFHTLPAWQSVIGMALLASETDDALRARFSPENWQQMAPYLAQQREQGHVVWRHSDGELSMAQPLGAHNAALAFAGMWEAGDEHIAPRLSQLHQLTAQLVSPAV from the coding sequence ATGTCATCACAACCGAATCAAAGTCTTATCGACGGTATCCGTTGTTTGCAGTATCTGGTCACCAGCGGCCGGGCTATTGGTTGCCGGGAACTGGCGCGCCTGATGGGCATCAACGCGACTCGGGTTAATCGCCTGCTGATGACCATGGCGGCGATTGGCCTGACCCAACAGGATGAACAGCGCCGGTATCTGCCCGGCCCCGGCATTCATGCCCTGGCCGCGCAGGCTATTCGTGGCTCCGCACTTTTCTCGCAGGCTTTGCCTCTGCTTGAGCGCCACGCCCCCAAAGACATCGTGGTGGCGATGGGCGTGCTGTGGGAAGACCAGGTGATTTATATCTATCACTCTGAACCCGGGAGCCAAATGAGCCAGGCTCTGGCGGGCTTCCACACGCTCCCTGCGTGGCAGTCGGTTATCGGTATGGCGCTGCTTGCGAGCGAAACCGACGATGCGCTGCGCGCACGTTTTTCCCCCGAAAACTGGCAGCAAATGGCACCGTACCTGGCCCAGCAGCGTGAGCAGGGGCACGTCGTCTGGCGGCATAGCGATGGCGAACTTTCCATGGCCCAGCCCCTCGGGGCGCACAATGCTGCGCTCGCTTTTGCAGGGATGTGGGAGGCGGGAGATGAGCATATTGCTCCGCGCCTCAGCCAGCTTCATCAACTTACCGCGCAACTGGTTTCACCTGCGGTTTAG
- a CDS encoding MFS transporter encodes MSEQPLATTKVKSTGRVRFMVLGLVFINIIINYMDRTNLSVAATEMAGDLQFSPLQMGLIFSAFGWIYAALQIPGGFVIDRFGSRIVYGVGLFIWSLITALHAVASSFGGLIGLRLGVGAFEAPVMPSNNRVISSWFPENERASAIGIYSSAQFVGLAGMTPLLFHVQALYGWRGLFLITGVAGMIWAVVWYCLYREPLEHKGVSKEELDHIRKGGAILESRQEAAKRKFAWGDLALMFRSRKLIGIYFGQFTISATFWFFLTWFPTYLVQYRHMDFIKSGYIASVPYLAAFFGVLLAGFVSDRLIKRGVSASFARKAPVILGMSLTLFILGANYTDNPTLIILFMSIAFFGNGLATITWVFVTALAPRHLIGLAGGVFNFTGALSSIVVPIAIGALIDGHNFAPALAFIAILAGLGICSYLFVVGRIDLDTPQETKPQVKPVAR; translated from the coding sequence ATGTCAGAACAACCGCTTGCTACTACGAAGGTTAAAAGCACCGGGCGCGTACGATTTATGGTGCTCGGGCTGGTTTTTATTAACATCATTATCAACTACATGGACCGCACGAACCTCTCCGTTGCGGCAACCGAAATGGCAGGAGATCTCCAGTTTAGCCCGCTACAAATGGGGCTGATTTTCTCCGCTTTTGGCTGGATTTATGCCGCCTTGCAAATTCCCGGCGGTTTCGTTATCGACCGTTTCGGGTCACGCATCGTCTACGGCGTGGGCCTGTTTATCTGGTCACTGATTACCGCCCTGCATGCGGTCGCCAGCAGTTTCGGCGGATTGATTGGCCTGCGCCTGGGCGTCGGGGCTTTTGAAGCGCCGGTGATGCCATCCAATAACCGCGTAATTTCCAGTTGGTTCCCGGAAAACGAACGCGCCAGCGCAATTGGCATTTACTCGTCTGCACAGTTTGTGGGCCTCGCCGGTATGACGCCGCTACTGTTTCATGTGCAGGCGTTATATGGCTGGCGGGGTTTGTTCCTGATTACCGGCGTGGCGGGGATGATTTGGGCGGTGGTCTGGTATTGCCTGTACCGTGAGCCGCTGGAACACAAAGGCGTTTCCAAAGAAGAGTTGGATCATATTCGCAAAGGGGGCGCCATTCTGGAAAGCCGCCAGGAAGCGGCAAAACGTAAATTTGCCTGGGGCGATCTGGCGCTGATGTTCCGTAGCCGCAAATTGATCGGGATTTATTTCGGCCAGTTCACCATTTCAGCCACTTTCTGGTTCTTCCTGACCTGGTTCCCGACCTACCTTGTGCAGTATCGCCACATGGATTTTATTAAGTCCGGCTATATCGCATCAGTCCCGTATTTGGCCGCATTTTTCGGTGTACTGCTGGCGGGGTTCGTTTCAGACCGCCTGATTAAACGAGGCGTAAGCGCAAGTTTCGCCCGTAAAGCGCCGGTTATTCTTGGTATGTCACTGACGCTGTTTATTCTTGGCGCGAATTACACGGACAACCCGACGCTTATTATTCTCTTTATGTCGATTGCCTTCTTTGGCAACGGCCTTGCCACCATCACCTGGGTATTTGTTACCGCTCTCGCACCCCGCCATTTAATTGGCCTTGCGGGCGGCGTTTTCAACTTTACCGGGGCGCTCTCTTCCATCGTGGTGCCGATTGCCATTGGCGCGCTGATCGACGGGCATAACTTTGCTCCGGCGCTGGCGTTTATCGCCATCCTCGCAGGTTTGGGAATTTGTTCTTATCTGTTTGTGGTTGGGCGTATCGACCTCGACACGCCGCAGGAGACTAAACCGCAGGTGAAACCAGTTGCGCGGTAA